The sequence below is a genomic window from Armatimonadota bacterium.
CGCTCATGTTTGCGGTGACCGGTGTTATGGTTCCCGAGACACAGGTGTACTACAACTCCGGGCAGATCGCTGGATTCCTGGGTGGACTGAAGGGCGTGTTTGACCTGGAGTCGATGATGGACAACGGCCTGAACGTCCCCGACGCCAACGGCAAGATCGCCAATCCTTCGGTGAAGGTGTCAGATAAGATCGAGGGATTCCCCGATCCTCAGCATACGGGTAAGAACGTCGGCAACGGTACGAAGTACTACCCAACCCTTCACGCGACGCTGATCCTCATGATCGTGCTGATCGTGATTGGCAACTTCGAGATGATCAAGGCTCGAAAGGTGGCAGGTAAGTAATGGATCTCGGACTCTTTCAAACACTCGAAAAAGGCGCCGGGGTCATCGTTACCATCGGTCTCTTCAGCGTTCTGTACAAGGAGAACAAGTTCTTCCGCTTCTGCGAGCACCTCTTCCTTGGCCTTGCTGCCGGATGGGCGCTAGTGGCCATCTGGACGGAAACGCTTTCCAGCGTTTGGTGGGACAAGATGATGGGCACCATCGACGAGACCTCCAAGCAAGGGGCGACGGCGGGCTTGTGGATCTATGCGATCCTGCTGCCCATCGGCTTCATGAGCTACACGGTGTTCAGCAAGAAGCACAACTGGATGAGCCGCATCCCGCTGGGAATTATTCTCGGCATTTGGTCGGGTCAGCAGATTCAGTCGTACTTCGACACCTACGGACCGCAGGTTCGCGCGGGGATGAAACCGATCTTCCCGACAACGGGCCAGTTCTTGGTGCCGGCGCCGGACAGCGGAATCGATCCCTCCATCGTCGGAGCGCACGTCTATATCTCGACGGCGATCTCGAACTTCCTGTTCATGTTCACCTTGGTCAGCGTCCTGAGCTACTTCCTGTTCAGCTTCGACGTGAAGAACAAGGCGATCCTCAAGGTCAACATGATGGGCCGCTACCTGCTGATGATCGGTTTCGGCGCGATCTTTGGTACGACGGTTATGATGCGCTTCACGCTCGTCATCGACCGCATGTACTTCATCTGGATCGAGTTCTTCCAAAAGATCATCCTGCGGCAGTAGGGTCGTAGAAAGAGCGTATGGAAACGACAGTCGAAGCCATCGTGCTCCGACGACGAGACAGTGGTGAGTCGGATCGGCGACTCACCATCTTCTCTCGGGAGTTGGGAAAAATCGACGTCGTTGCCAAGGGCGCTCGGAAGCCAACTTCACGCCTGCGCGGCGTTTCTGAGCCGTTGAACGTCGGAATCTTCACGTATGCCGACGGTAAGAAGCAACGCTTTGTGACCTCGGCTCAGCCTCGGAGCGCTTTTCCGGGCTTACGGCTGGACTTTGACCGGCTGAACCTCGGCCTCAGCTGGGGGGAGATACTCGGACAGATATTGCCCTACGAAGACCCGTTTGAGGAGGCGTTCGAACTTTGCTTGGATACGCTGGGCCACCTCGAGTCGTCGCCTTCGCCGATGGCGGCTCTCGCTTGGGGCGAAGTGAAGCTATTGGAACTCAGCGGCTTCTTGCCGTCGTTTAACCGATGTGTCGTCACCGGGAGCCGAATTTTGGAGTCCTACGGGTTCTTTTCTCCGTCTTCGGGAGGATACGTGGTGAGCGAGCATGCGGCGGGCCTCACCGACCGGTACCAGGTGCGGGCAGAAGTGCTGTACGGACTCGCCGCATTGGTCGATCTCGACCGTCCGCCGACTAACTTAAAGTTTTGCTTTGAATGCCTCGTTGCCTTACAATCGTTTTGGGAATACGTTTGCGAGGTGCCCCTTCCGGCGCGCCAACACCTACTTGCTTCCCTGCGAACCGAATCTTAATGTAAAATCTTGGAGAAATCATGCGTATTGGACCAGTTTTAGCCATCGGAGCGGCGTTGCTCACCCTCATCGGATGCTCGGGCGGCAGCGGAGGCTTCTCAAGTCGTAAGGCCGACGCCAAGGCTGGAGTCTTCCGATATCCGCTTCCTACCACTCCCACCTCCCTCGACCCTTCGAAGGTGCAGGACGGCGACACCATCGATGTCGTTCAGCAAGTCTTCGAAGGACTCATGAAATGGGACGAGAACAACCGCGCCGTTCCCAACCTTGCCGAAAGCTATGACCTGAGCGCGGATAAGAAGACCTACACGTTCCACCTGAAGCATGGCATCAAGTTCAGCAATGGCCGGGAAGTGAAGGCCGAAGACTTCAAGTGGTGCTGGGAGCGCACGACCAATCCGAAGTTCACGAGTCCCACTGCCGGCACCTACATGGCCGACATTATGGGCGTGAACGACCGCCTGAATTTTAAGGGCGACGGCGACGCCCCCGCGCTTTCGGGCGTGACGGCGAAGGACGACTATACGCTGGAAGTCACCATCGACAAGCCGCGTCCGTACTTCCTGGACAAGCTCACATACGCCTGTACCTACGTTTTCGCCAAGGAAGCACTTCCTGATCCACTGAAGGACATGGCCACGCCGGAACAGATGATTGGCACGGGCCCCTTCAAGATGGATACGGTTATCCCCGAGCAGATCGTGACGCTGGTGGCCAACAAGGACTATCACGACGGCGCGCCGAAGCTTGAGCGGATCGAGCGACCGATCATCAAGGATGCGCAGAGCCGCCTGAATAAGTACAAGACGGGCGAGATCGATCTTTGCCCGCTAGAGCGCGAAGACCTTCCGGCGATTCAGAAAGACCCCGTCCTCAGTAAACAGCTCAAGTTCTTTGATCGACCCGCGATGTACTACCTCGGCATGAACTGTTCGACGGTTCCGGCCCTGAAGGATCGACGCGTTCGACAGGCCATCGCCATGGCTCTGGATCGAGATAAGATTGTCAACGAGGTGCTGGGCGGCATCAACCGCCGGGCGGATTCGATCATTCCTCCCGGTGTGAAGTACTACCGTGAAAAGACGGCCATGCTGCCGTTCGACATCACGAAAGCAAAGACACTGCTGGCTCAGGCTGGCTTCCCGGACGGCAAAGGCTTCCCGGACCTTGACTTCTGCTACCGAGACGGCCGACCGGACGTCGAAATCGTCGCGCAGGCCATTCAGCAGCAACTTCGCCAGAACCTGGGCATCAACCTGCACCCGAAGAAGATCGAATGGGGTGCGTACCTGCAAAAGTACAACACGAAGACGATGCCGATCTACCACATGCGATGGGCGGCTGACTATCTGGACCCCGAGAACTTCCTCTCGCTCCTGCTGGCTAGCTATGGCAACGAAAACAAGCTGAACTATCATAACCCGGCGTATGACGCCCTTTGCCGCGAAGCGGATACGAGCTTCGACGACGCCAAGCGCGCCGAGCTTTACGCCAAGGCCGAGGACATGGTGCTTCAGGACGCTCCGTTCGTGCCGATCTACTTCCAGAAGGATGCCGAACTGATCAGCGATCGCGTGTCCGGTATTCGAGAGTCCGCTTTCGGACACCTTCCGCATACGACTACTAGCGTCCAATGATGGATCCCGACAGCGGTTCGGAACTGATACTGGCTAAATTCCCTCGGGCTGGAGTCCCGAGGGATATGCATCTTCGACCTCTTTCGATCCCGTTTGGTAGCGATACCGGCTGGCAGAGCCAGGGAGGGGCGACCGACAAGCACCCTTGCCGCGGACTTCCGTCGTCGCTGACGATCGCGGTCCCAAAGGATCGATTCGTTACCAAGATTCACTTTCTTGGGGTCTTCGCTCTTTTCTCGAACGGCGACCCTAAAGGCGGTCGGGGCGCCGTCATCCAGTTTTTCAAAGGCAGCACGGCTGTCCATACGATCGAGTTGATCCGCAACCGACATTATCGTGACGCTCACGAATCCGAGCTACTGGAGAACTTTTTTGGGGACGGAAGTTCGATTGAGACGGTGGGATGTGTGTTTTTGGACTCTACGCGGGTGAGGCTGGATATTTTGACCGTCGAAGCTCCGCCGGAAATTTCGTTCGACCAGATCGTGTTTAAGGACCTTGGGTTGGCGTCGTCGTTCGTCATTTACGACGTCGCGTTCGAGTGTCCGAGAGCCAATAAGTGCCCGTTCCATTCCTCCAGCCACGGCATTCCCTTGTCTGAGCTTGGTGCCATCGTGCGATTGCGTGATCGAGTGCGGTTTCAGAAGGCGATGCAGCAGGTGCATGCGGCTTTCGAGAAGTCGGCGGACTTGGATGAAGTGCGGAGCGAGGCGTTGACGTTTTTAGCCATCGTGACGGCGGGAATGCTGGAGGCCGGCGGGTCCAGGTCGCTCCACAAGATTCAATTGGAAGCCGCCCGAGGATTTGACAAGTGCCAGTCGGTCGAGGAGATCGAAGCAATGTCAACCGAAATGATCCACCGGATCGTCGGCGATTGGTTGAACACGGACGAGGTTCAGCCGAGGATTGTGGAGAAGGCGCTGTCGGTGGTGGATCGTCACTTCGCAGCGAATATCTCGGACGACGTGGTGGCTAACCAGGTTGGCCTCAGCACTTCGCACTTCCGCTATCTGTTTAAGCAGGCGGTGGGCAAGCCGTTCCATCAATACCTGATCGCGACGCGTTTGGAGAAGGCGAAGGTGATGCTCGAGAGTGGGCAGGGAAGCGTCTCCGAGATTGCTAACGCCGTTGGGTTTTCCGGCCTGGCTAGCTTTAGCCGGGCGTTTACGCAACGCTTTGGCACCAGCCCGTCAGAGTTCAAAAAGGTCCGCGGTCTATGATCGAAGTCAAGGACCTGTCGCACTCGTTCGGTAAGACTCAGGTCCTGAAGGACATCTCGCTGTTTGTTGCCGAGGGCGAAATCCTCGGTGTGATGGGAAGTAGCGGCGGCGGCAAGACGACGCTCTTGCGATGCATTTCTGGGCTGATCAATCCCACTCAAGGGAAGATCACGGTGGATGGCGTCGACGTAAAGGCGAATCCCGAAGAAGCCCGGTTGCGGATGGGCATGGTCTTTCAGGGTGCGGCGCTGTTCGACTACCTTAACGTCGAGCAGAATGTGTTGTTCGGAGTTCGACGTCATTTGCGGCTTTCGAAGACCGAAGAAGCTAGCTTGCTCAAAGACACGCTGAATCGTGTTGGCCTTGTGGGAAGCGAGAACCTGGAGCCGTCCGAGCTGAGCGGAGGGATGCGCAAGCGAGTAGGTATGGCGCGGGCCATCGCGCTCAATCCCAAGGTCCTGCTGTACGACGAGCCGACGACCGGCCTCGACCCGATTACGACTTATCAGATCGACGAACTCGTCGCCGAACTTCGGCAGACGCTCGGCATGACCAGTGTCCTCGTCAGCCACGACCTTATCAGTGTCCAGCGGACCGTCGATCGAGTTGCGTTCCTGCACAAGGGCGAAATCGTCTTCTTGGGCACCCCAGAAGAGTTCCTTGAATCCGATCATCCGGCCATTCGCGAAGTAGTCGAAAAGTCCCAAGCAAAAACCCTCACCAAATTCTAGTGAACTTGGTACTATACGAGTCGTTTAGACCTTCTACTGACAGTTGGAACGCAAATCGAACATGAAGAACGTACTTAAACTTTTAATCGCCACTGCAGCCATGAGTGTGATGGCTGTTTCCGCTTTTGCCCAAGGCGCCGGCCCTGCCGGTGGCGCTAAGGGAGGCCAGCGTGCTGGCGGACCCGGTGGCCCTGGCGGTCCCGGCGGAATGCGCCGAGGTGGCATCCTCAACTTCGACCAACCGATCCTCGACAAGCTGAAGCTGACGGCCGATCAGCAGAAGAAGGTCAAGGCTCTGAAGGCCGAAACCCAGAAGAAGGGTGAAGAGCTCCGAAAGAGCATGGCTGCCGCCAACAAGGGTGAAGCTCCTAAGCCGGGCGAGCGACCGAAGATGTCTCCCGAAATGCGAGAGAAGTTCAAGGCTATCACCGAGGGCTACCAAGCTGGTCTGAAGAAGATTCTGACGCCGACGCAGTTCGCGGACTACGAGAAGGGCATCAAGGAAATGCGAGCCAAGATGCGAGGCGGCGCAGGCGGTCCTGGCGCTGGCGCAGCTGGTAAGGGCAAAGGCAACAAGAAGGGCGGTACGCCTCCTCCTCAAGCCTAAGCCTCGGCTTCGGTAAAAGAAATTACGATCCCCGCCTATGGCGGGGATTTTCTTTTGCGATTGGGAAAGTATTGCCGGGTCGTCCTCGTCATCTTGATTTGGTGGTACAGACTCACCCGGCGCATATAGTCGGCGAGTCCTAGTCTTTCGGGAAGAAAAAGGTGGCTTCCGTCGGTTAGGTGGAGGATGACGGTGTTGTCGACTCCTTCGCCGAGCGTGAGTTCGAACATTTCGTCCATGTCCTTGATCGGGATACGTCGCTTCAGGAAGCGAAATCTCAGGTTGATCGCTTCGTCATCGACAAAGACTCCCTCGTCGGCGACATAAAACCAAGCTGAGAAGGCTAGGGCGAACAAGGTCGTAATTGCAGAGACGACCGCGCCAAAACCGTAGTCCGTGACCGTAAAGGCGATGAACGCCGTTACCCCTAGCAGCGTAATCGGAATCCAGAAGGCGGCGTAGCAACCCTTGGGAACTCGGTATTCGGCGATCTCGTCGCGCGTTGGGCGTTGGATGACGATTGAGTCTAGTGTACGCCTATAGGTTCAAGACCATGCCCCATTCTGGGCTTTGATCTGGATCGTGGCACAGTCGCTCACCAATTCTTTGGGCACCGGTCTTTTCATACAATCGATGGGCTTCTTCTAGGCGCTTATCCGACCAGATTTCCATGCGCTTGCACCATCTAGCCTTAGCTGCGTCGATGACCGTGCGCCAGAGCCCCGAGCCAACGCCTTTACCGCGCGTTTCGGCGAGGACGTAGAGCCTCTCGATCGAGCAGTCGCACCCAGCGCCGCGCACAAAGCCGTCTACCATAACGGTCGCATCGCCATTGGGAAAGGCAGAGAAGACCTCCAGGGCTGCCGTGCCGACGACCTTACCATCGAGTTCCGCCACCCAGAACTGACCACCGTGGTCAAAGTAGTAGGTTTGGATGTCGTAGAGGTCCTTGTGATAGTCCTCGGGGTCCCACGGCCACCCGTACTCCTCGTAAACGGTGCGAATCACGTGCTGAATTCCGGGCTCGTCGGCGCGGGTAGCAAGGCGGATCGTGAGTGTGGTCGTCACCTAGATATTATGGCTGAGCTACAGCATGAGCTGGTAGAACACCGTGTCCAGCCACTGGCCAAATTTGTAGCCGATTTCTCGGTAGTGGGCGACCTTCTCGAATCCAAATGACTCGTGGAGCCGGATGCTGGCGATTTGGGACGCTTCCATGCCGCCGAGCATTGTGTGGTGGCCATGCTCCTTGGCCAGGCGAATAAGCTCGGCCAAAAGAGCTTTGCCAATCCCGCGTCCATGAAAGCGATGGTCGATGTAGACCGACGTTTCGACGGTGTTACCGTACGCCGGGCGAGGGCGGTGGACGGATAGGGAAGCCCAACCGACTACCTTGTTATCGACTTCGTAGACGAGCACGGGATGCTTCTCCGAATGGCCGTTCAACCACTCAACGCGTTCTTCTCGGGTCACCGGTTCGAGGTGGAACGTGCAGGTTGAATGGTGCACGTAATAGTTGTACACATCGTTGATGGCATCGGCGTCGGCCTCGGTTGCCAGGCGAATCGGAGAATCCACCTCCTCATTTTGCTTCGAATCGGCCATCCCTTGCAATTTCAGGGTCGGATCAGAAATAATCTAAGTCCTGGATCGTTAGCTCAGTTGGTAGAGCAGCTGACTCTTAATCAGCGGGTCGTAGGTTCGAGCCCTACACGGTCCACCATTAGAAATAAGTTCAATTAGCCCTCGAAAGAGGGCTATTTTATTTCCAGTATAGTGAAGTTGACACCACTTTTGACACCAAAGAGATTCGACAAATGAATGATTTGGAATGTGTCTGTTATGATTCGTGGGACTTAAATTTGTTGGCTTGTCCTCGAATACCGCTAGATTGGAATGAATCTAAGCACTGGATGCAGTTTCTTTAGCGGTGAATGAATGCGATTGCAGGAGCGCGTGTCTTTCCTCCCAATCTGGCATATAGCTTTTGAGAAATGCCTTGAATATTCGACCATGGTTAGGGGCAAGCTGATGAACGAGCTCATGAACAATCACATACTCGCCAAGCTCCTTAGGTAAATCTAGAAGCTCCGAATTCAAGGTCATCCATCCTCGTCTGCTCATTGATCCCCATTTCTTCTTCAGGGGCAGTATTCTAATGCCCGATACTTCTAAACCCATCTTTGTCGCCCAATTACGAGCGGTCCACCGAAGTTCTGCTGGGCTCAGCCAATGATTTATCATGAGCTAGACTCCCTAACAAACGTCTTAGCATCGCCCTCTGATAGCCGCCTTGTTTCAAATGGAATCGTGGAAATATAGAAATTTGTAGTATCTCCTGCAAGTCTCCTAGGATAAGTTTCGTAAGCACTTTCCCTAAATAATGAGTCGGATTGAAATTTCAGTTCGTGCATCCAAGCGAGATTTTCTAGATCAATTGACTCGTGGTTTGGTTCGTCATTCGATTCATTGGGAACCTTGATATCACCTGGTAGTCTGCCGGATGTATTGGTTCGCGTAACCGGGAGGTCATGGGACAAAACAGGTACGGTATCACTGAATGTACTACCTAATGTTTGTTCCACTCCATTGGTGGTATGTTGGACCTCTGCCCATCCGATCGACGAGGCATGGAGCGGTTTTGTAACTGTATATAATCGCTTCCGCTTCTTTGACTCTCTGCATCCAAATATTGACGCAGCTAGCTCTTGCGCGGCAGTGGCTCCCGACAGCGAGTGAAGGCCGAACGACACGTTAACCCAACTTTCTGTGAATTCATTTATGGTTTCAACTATCGCGGCCTCTACAATCGAAACAAAGAGGCCAATCCTCACAAGTTGTTTTGAAGCAATCAAAATACTGAATGCGTCATACCCCCATCTCTGGACAGTGATAACTTTGTGACAATACTGCGGAATAGTTTTTTGAAGTCGAGACTCGATAACTTTAGACGCACGCTCCAAAGCTCGATCGAGCATTATTGGTGAGTCGATCCTGTTCAAGATGTTTGAAGTGCCATCGATGTCGACGAATGCTAGCAAAGTCATGTCGTCTTGCTGTGAATGGTCGCTTCTTTTATTGGTCTGGCTCTCGATACTGGCAAGCATCTTCTCCCTGGCAACTTTGCATTGTTCAGATTCACCATAGATCAGTTCAGTTTCATCTCCAATCATGCAGAGCCACCTTTTGTATTCTTTAATCCATCCGTAGCTGCTCGAGAACGAGTCAAGGTTATTTCTGGCAGCCTTAAGTCTCTCCACCCTCTCAAGTCCGAGGCGTGTCACGCTGTCACTATATGGCCCATTGATTACATCACAGTAATGTTGCCCTCCTTCAAAAAAAATATCTAATTGTGACTGCCTGACCCACTTACCTGGCCCAAAGTATTGCCTCATCAGTTCTCCAGTTCTCTGAGCTAACTTGGCGACTCCATTTTCGTTAATCCCAATTGTCCTCGAAAAAAATGCACGCTCAAGAAACCTTCTATCCGCCTTGCCTTTTGCCAGCATGGCCAAAATCAAAGCACCTGGTGCCGTCGTAAGTGGCGGAGCTTCTTTAAGCTTGAGGCATTCTCCATCATGAATTCCAAGCTTTATCGGAAATTCGCTAAGGAGGTAAATGTAAGTTTTTCTCATGTCAGAGGTTTGTCAGTCATTAGTGAGTGAGTTGTCAGAGACGATCAGGCTTGAATATTCTCGTTATGCTAGTTAAAAGATGGTTCGACCGAGCCACATTGATCTCAGCCGTTGCCCATGTTAACGAGGTGTTCCTCAAAGAGGTGCTTGAAGAAGCGCTGGAATTTAATGATAACGAATCCGCGGCGAATCTTCGGGTGCCGATCTGGCTAAGTCCAGACGAAGAGGTAAGGCTGATCGATACAATCACAACCGCACCAATCCCATGATCTTGTTGACCAGCTCGACCATCTTTGATCCGACCCATGGCCGTACTAACTTGTAAAGCTCGTTGCGAAGGCTCCGTTGCTGATCCAGGTCCCAACCAAACTCAGGATGTCGTTCAACAACGTCGTCGATTTGCTTGGCCTGTTCTGGAGTTATGCCATCTGTGTATTGGCGCACCACTATAAAAACGCCGTACGCGTTTTCTGTTAGTCCGAGCTCTTGTCGTTCCTCATCAGCCCTGACATAATCTTCGGCCAGTTGCTCAAATTCGACTAGGGCTTGCTGAGTCGTGATCTTACGATCTTCAAGGGCTTGCCGGGCAGACTCTGCACGCTCAGCAATCGAAATGAGGAAGGGCTTGCTATCTCCATCTAGATCTGCTGCCTGAACGATCAACTTATTCAGATTCAATACTTTCGATATGTCGGAAGTATCTCCCCGTCGCAGGGCCAATAGCTGATCAGCCCCTAGCGTATGAACTTTGGTTGGCTCTTCAATTTTATACAGTGATGTCGTTTCTCGGACCAGGCGTTTCGTTTTGTCGGTCAATTCTCGATCAACGTAGATCCTCGGCGAATATGCTTCTCGAATCAAAGCGTAAAGTGCAGTGAGAGCTTGGAAACTGACAATGTATGGCCGGAGGAATGCGTCGGGAGAGAGGATATCGTACAGTGTTTGCAGCTCCTTGTAAAACTCGAAAAATTGGACCCTCGATTCTTTATCTTCGAAGGCTGCTATCGCTCGTTCCTTATCTTTGTCAGTCCAACCTTTGGTGTGGCCAAGATAGCCAGAAGCGTCCTCATCCATTAACTTCTCGAACCTCTGCCTCAAAACATCAAGGTTCTGAATGACCGAAGCGACCACATCAGAATCGAACGACAATGCGCGTTCGAGTTTCTCGAAGATGCCCACGAAATCAAGAACAAATCCTAGAGGTTTAACCAAACCGTCAGCATCTTCGTAGGGCCGATTAACTCTCGCAATCGTCTGCAACAGCACGTGATCACGCATTGGCTTATCAAGGTAAAGACAGTACAGAATCGGAGCGTCAAACCCGGTGAGCAGTTTTTCAGTAACAATAAGAATCTGAGGATCACCCGACTTGGCGATGAACGACTTCCGGATTGCCTTCTCTTGATCTTCAAGAAGGTGGAATTCCTTCAGATGTTCCGGATCGTTATGCCCGGCGGACATGACCACAGCCGATGCCTCCGGTGGTAGATGCTTGTCAAGTGCCTTCTTGTAGAAAGCACATGCTTCGCGGTCCACGGCTACCAAGAACGCCTTGAAACCCATTGGCTGAACGTTGGTTGTGAAGTGGTTAGCCACATAGGCTGCGACAGCCTCGACGCGCTCAGGGGACTTCATGAGTTCCTTGAGCTCAACAGCTTTATCGAGAAGAGCGTTGAGCTCCTCGACGTCTGCCACCCCCTCAGCCTCGGTCAATGAAAGGAACTGCTTTTCGAGAGTTTCCCTATCAACCAGGAGTTCCGAAGGGGAAAGGGCATAGTGGAGCGGAAGAGTCGTGCCGTCTCTAATCGATTCGGCGATATTGTACTTATCCAGGTATCCACGTTCGTCATCGATACCGAATATCTTGAATGTGCCTTTCCCTCTACTCAATCGATCAATGGGAGTGCCAGTGAAACCTATTAACGTTGCATTAGGCAAAGCCGCGAAGAGATAGTTTCCTAAATCTCCACCTGTTGAGCGATGTGCTTCGTCAGCCAATACTATAATCGCTTCTCGAGTGTTGATGTCCGCGGGTATGTCGTCGAACTTGTGGATCATTGTCACGATCAGACCGCGGAAGTCCTCCTTCAAGAGACGTCGCAAGTGATCCTTGCTTTGCGTGACTTGGAATGACCCAATTCCATAAGCACTCACATTCGAAAAGAGCTGAGATTCAAGCTCGTTCCGGTCGACCAACATGATCACGGTCGGCTTCTCCTTTCCGGTCTCACGCAGCAACCGAGCCGCGATCGTGATCATCGTGAGGGTCTTCCCTGACCCTTGCGTGTGCCAAACCAAACCGCGTTGCTTGTGTGGTTCGCGTACTCGCTCAACGACTTTCTCGACTGCACGAGTTTGATGTTGTCTTAATATCAGCTTGCTGACCTGGTCGTCCTTTTCGAGAAAGACGATATAGTCGCGCAATACTCTGAGGAATCGAGTCGGATCAAAGAATGCCTTAACTTTGATCTCGAAGTTGCCGTCTTGCTCATCCTTCCAGTTAAAGACGTTTTTCCGGCTTGTCGCCCATGTGGCACCGTAATAGAAATCGAGAAGTTGTGTGACTTCAAACACTTGAGGGGCGACAAGCATCTCGGGCGTTTCGCGATGATATCTTCTGAGCTGCTCAATTCCTTCGCCAAGACCATCGGGCTTCCCGGCGTTCTTTGCCTCTGCAATCGCAACCGGGATGCCGTTGATGAGGAACACCACATCAGCGCGATTGGTGTACACCGTCGCCTTATGTCGCCATTCGATCGTGGAATGGAATCGGTTGGTCGCAACGTTCTCGAAGTCGATAACCCGGACGTTTCGCTCTCGGCTCTCAGCGGGCACGAAGATGCTCATTTCGCCGCGCATCCAACGCAACAGCTCTCTGTTCCCCTGGATACTTGGATGTGCGAGCCGTAACCTTCGTAACACCTCAAAAGCCAGCTCTCGTGTCATAAAGGTCGCGTTGAAAGCAATCAGTCGCTCGATCAGAGTCTCCGTAAAGAAAAGTCCGGACACGTCGCCTCTCAGAGCGATCGCATCTTCGGGGCCGATCTTCTCCCAGCCAACTTCGTCGGCATAATTCCACAGGGGCATTTGGACGGCAGAGAGCTCACTCATTTGGTTATGATCCTAAACCCGAGTGGCTGACCACGTTGATTTTAATGCAGAAAATGCGCTCGGGCAATTCGCGACTACCGCTTAACATCAGCCTTTATTGGCCTCGCCAATTTCTGTGTTATGGTCCGGCGATTCAAACAGGCTGGCATCTTCCGGCTTCTTCTTTCGTGACTTTTTCGCCTTTTCAGGAACAGATATCGCCAGTTCACTTTGCAAGGGCTGAGGATCAACAATTCCGTCCAACA
It includes:
- a CDS encoding GNAT family N-acetyltransferase; its protein translation is MTTTLTIRLATRADEPGIQHVIRTVYEEYGWPWDPEDYHKDLYDIQTYYFDHGGQFWVAELDGKVVGTAALEVFSAFPNGDATVMVDGFVRGAGCDCSIERLYVLAETRGKGVGSGLWRTVIDAAKARWCKRMEIWSDKRLEEAHRLYEKTGAQRIGERLCHDPDQSPEWGMVLNL
- a CDS encoding ATP-binding cassette domain-containing protein, producing the protein MIEVKDLSHSFGKTQVLKDISLFVAEGEILGVMGSSGGGKTTLLRCISGLINPTQGKITVDGVDVKANPEEARLRMGMVFQGAALFDYLNVEQNVLFGVRRHLRLSKTEEASLLKDTLNRVGLVGSENLEPSELSGGMRKRVGMARAIALNPKVLLYDEPTTGLDPITTYQIDELVAELRQTLGMTSVLVSHDLISVQRTVDRVAFLHKGEIVFLGTPEEFLESDHPAIREVVEKSQAKTLTKF
- a CDS encoding GNAT family N-acetyltransferase, producing the protein MDSPIRLATEADADAINDVYNYYVHHSTCTFHLEPVTREERVEWLNGHSEKHPVLVYEVDNKVVGWASLSVHRPRPAYGNTVETSVYIDHRFHGRGIGKALLAELIRLAKEHGHHTMLGGMEASQIASIRLHESFGFEKVAHYREIGYKFGQWLDTVFYQLML
- the recO gene encoding DNA repair protein RecO; amino-acid sequence: METTVEAIVLRRRDSGESDRRLTIFSRELGKIDVVAKGARKPTSRLRGVSEPLNVGIFTYADGKKQRFVTSAQPRSAFPGLRLDFDRLNLGLSWGEILGQILPYEDPFEEAFELCLDTLGHLESSPSPMAALAWGEVKLLELSGFLPSFNRCVVTGSRILESYGFFSPSSGGYVVSEHAAGLTDRYQVRAEVLYGLAALVDLDRPPTNLKFCFECLVALQSFWEYVCEVPLPARQHLLASLRTES
- a CDS encoding helix-turn-helix domain-containing protein; the protein is MMDPDSGSELILAKFPRAGVPRDMHLRPLSIPFGSDTGWQSQGGATDKHPCRGLPSSLTIAVPKDRFVTKIHFLGVFALFSNGDPKGGRGAVIQFFKGSTAVHTIELIRNRHYRDAHESELLENFFGDGSSIETVGCVFLDSTRVRLDILTVEAPPEISFDQIVFKDLGLASSFVIYDVAFECPRANKCPFHSSSHGIPLSELGAIVRLRDRVRFQKAMQQVHAAFEKSADLDEVRSEALTFLAIVTAGMLEAGGSRSLHKIQLEAARGFDKCQSVEEIEAMSTEMIHRIVGDWLNTDEVQPRIVEKALSVVDRHFAANISDDVVANQVGLSTSHFRYLFKQAVGKPFHQYLIATRLEKAKVMLESGQGSVSEIANAVGFSGLASFSRAFTQRFGTSPSEFKKVRGL
- a CDS encoding DUF45 domain-containing protein produces the protein MINHWLSPAELRWTARNWATKMGLEVSGIRILPLKKKWGSMSRRGWMTLNSELLDLPKELGEYVIVHELVHQLAPNHGRIFKAFLKSYMPDWEERHALLQSHSFTAKETASSA
- a CDS encoding HsdR family type I site-specific deoxyribonuclease, which produces MSELSAVQMPLWNYADEVGWEKIGPEDAIALRGDVSGLFFTETLIERLIAFNATFMTRELAFEVLRRLRLAHPSIQGNRELLRWMRGEMSIFVPAESRERNVRVIDFENVATNRFHSTIEWRHKATVYTNRADVVFLINGIPVAIAEAKNAGKPDGLGEGIEQLRRYHRETPEMLVAPQVFEVTQLLDFYYGATWATSRKNVFNWKDEQDGNFEIKVKAFFDPTRFLRVLRDYIVFLEKDDQVSKLILRQHQTRAVEKVVERVREPHKQRGLVWHTQGSGKTLTMITIAARLLRETGKEKPTVIMLVDRNELESQLFSNVSAYGIGSFQVTQSKDHLRRLLKEDFRGLIVTMIHKFDDIPADINTREAIIVLADEAHRSTGGDLGNYLFAALPNATLIGFTGTPIDRLSRGKGTFKIFGIDDERGYLDKYNIAESIRDGTTLPLHYALSPSELLVDRETLEKQFLSLTEAEGVADVEELNALLDKAVELKELMKSPERVEAVAAYVANHFTTNVQPMGFKAFLVAVDREACAFYKKALDKHLPPEASAVVMSAGHNDPEHLKEFHLLEDQEKAIRKSFIAKSGDPQILIVTEKLLTGFDAPILYCLYLDKPMRDHVLLQTIARVNRPYEDADGLVKPLGFVLDFVGIFEKLERALSFDSDVVASVIQNLDVLRQRFEKLMDEDASGYLGHTKGWTDKDKERAIAAFEDKESRVQFFEFYKELQTLYDILSPDAFLRPYIVSFQALTALYALIREAYSPRIYVDRELTDKTKRLVRETTSLYKIEEPTKVHTLGADQLLALRRGDTSDISKVLNLNKLIVQAADLDGDSKPFLISIAERAESARQALEDRKITTQQALVEFEQLAEDYVRADEERQELGLTENAYGVFIVVRQYTDGITPEQAKQIDDVVERHPEFGWDLDQQRSLRNELYKLVRPWVGSKMVELVNKIMGLVRL